In a genomic window of Streptomyces koelreuteriae:
- the aspS gene encoding aspartate--tRNA ligase, translated as MHRYRSHTCGELRSSDVGTDVRLSGWLHNRRDLGGILFIDLRDHYGITQLVARPGTPSYEALDKLSKESTVRIDGKVVSRGAENINPELPTGEIEVEVGDVELLGAAAPLPFTINAEDGVNEERRLEYRFLDLRRERMHRNIMLRTAVISAIRHKMTALGFNEMATPILSATSPEGARDFVVPSRLHPGKFYALPQAPQQFKQLLMISGFDRYFQIAPCFRDEDARADRSPGEFYQLDVEMSFVEQEDVFQPVEKLMTELFEEFGGGRHVTSPFPRIPFREAMLKYGSDKPDLRAQLELVDITDIFEGSEFKAFAGKHVRALPVPDVSAQPRKFFDQLGDFAVTQGAKGLAWVRVAEDGSLSGPIAKFLTEENVAELTKRLSLAAGHAVFFGAGEFDEVSKIMGAVRVEAAKRAGHFEEGVFRFCWIVDFPMYEKDEESGAIDFSHNPFSMPQGGLEALETQDPLDVLGWQYDIVCNGVELSSGAIRNHEPEIMLKAFEIAGYDRETVEEKFAGMLRAFRFGAPPHGGIAPGVDRIVMLLADEPNIRETISFPLNGNAQDLMMGAPTELEEARLRELHLSVRKPQPK; from the coding sequence ATGCATCGGTACAGGTCCCACACCTGCGGCGAGCTCCGCTCCTCTGACGTCGGCACCGACGTCCGGCTGAGTGGCTGGCTGCACAATCGGCGCGACCTGGGCGGCATCCTCTTCATCGATCTGCGCGATCACTACGGCATCACGCAGCTCGTCGCCCGTCCCGGCACGCCCTCCTACGAGGCTCTCGACAAGCTCTCCAAGGAGTCGACCGTCCGCATCGACGGCAAGGTCGTCTCCCGCGGCGCGGAGAACATCAACCCCGAGCTCCCGACCGGTGAGATCGAGGTCGAGGTCGGCGACGTCGAGCTGCTCGGCGCCGCCGCCCCGCTGCCCTTCACCATCAACGCCGAGGACGGCGTCAACGAGGAGCGGCGCCTGGAGTACCGCTTCCTGGACCTGCGCCGCGAGCGCATGCACCGCAACATCATGCTGCGCACCGCCGTCATCTCGGCGATCCGGCACAAGATGACGGCGCTGGGCTTCAACGAGATGGCGACGCCGATCCTGTCCGCGACCTCCCCCGAGGGCGCCCGCGACTTCGTCGTCCCGTCCCGTCTGCACCCGGGCAAGTTCTACGCCCTTCCGCAGGCGCCCCAGCAGTTCAAGCAGCTGCTGATGATCTCCGGCTTCGACCGCTACTTCCAGATCGCGCCCTGCTTCCGCGACGAGGACGCCCGCGCCGACCGCTCGCCCGGCGAGTTCTACCAGCTCGACGTCGAGATGAGCTTCGTCGAGCAGGAAGACGTCTTCCAGCCGGTAGAGAAGCTGATGACGGAGCTGTTCGAGGAGTTCGGCGGCGGACGCCACGTCACCTCGCCGTTCCCGCGGATCCCGTTCCGCGAGGCGATGCTGAAGTACGGCTCCGACAAGCCGGACCTGCGCGCCCAGCTCGAACTCGTCGACATCACCGACATCTTCGAGGGCTCGGAGTTCAAGGCGTTCGCCGGCAAGCACGTGCGGGCCCTGCCGGTGCCGGACGTCTCGGCGCAGCCCCGCAAGTTCTTCGACCAGCTCGGCGACTTCGCCGTCACGCAGGGCGCCAAGGGCCTGGCCTGGGTCCGCGTCGCCGAGGACGGCTCGCTGTCCGGCCCGATCGCGAAGTTCCTCACCGAGGAGAACGTCGCCGAGCTGACCAAGCGCCTGTCCCTGGCCGCCGGTCACGCCGTGTTCTTCGGCGCGGGCGAGTTCGACGAGGTCTCGAAGATCATGGGCGCGGTGCGGGTCGAGGCCGCCAAGCGCGCCGGGCACTTCGAGGAGGGCGTCTTCCGCTTCTGCTGGATCGTCGACTTCCCGATGTACGAGAAGGACGAGGAGAGCGGCGCGATCGACTTCTCGCACAACCCCTTCTCGATGCCGCAGGGCGGTCTGGAGGCCCTGGAGACCCAGGACCCGCTGGACGTCCTGGGCTGGCAGTACGACATCGTCTGCAACGGCGTCGAGCTGTCCTCCGGCGCGATCCGGAACCACGAGCCGGAGATCATGCTCAAGGCCTTCGAGATCGCCGGGTACGACCGTGAGACGGTCGAGGAGAAGTTCGCCGGCATGCTGCGCGCCTTCCGCTTCGGCGCCCCGCCGCACGGCGGCATCGCCCCGGGCGTCGACCGCATCGTCATGCTGCTCGCCGACGAGCCCAACATCCGCGAGACCATCTCCTTCCCGCTCAACGGCAACGCCCAGGACCTGATGATGGGCGCGCCGACGGAGCTGGAGGAGGCACGGCTGAGGGAGCTGCACCTGTCGGTGCGCAAGCCGCAGCCGAAGTAG
- a CDS encoding SpoIIE family protein phosphatase: MRTGEPLPAVGEALAALATGLWHWDTATGLVTVDAEAARLLGLPAEQVSLTEAQARARLHPVDWNEITGVVQLAVAEGTLAEVRIRVMDEQGRIVRIVRSRSKPSFDRVHKAYRLIGTLQEVTEPTPGTAAGRSAVTGDWRRSREAFLLDAGRALAEARSTQEVLRVTANLSMPGFSPDGLAVFGVAGDRLTIIGHHGQQMGDDSPFSDMPLDTDYPAAEAARTGRAVYLSSPEQYKARYPLTWPLAERFGRRSWAFLPLTVAGRTMGAWMAAFTYPVAFTPDERSVLATVARMLAQALTRAGVAESERALTDGLQRTMLPRLGSQRIPGMSVAARYVPTGGGLQVGGDWYDVIPLPSGRFALVIGDVQGHDVHAAGLMGQLRIALRAYASEGHRPDAVLSRAARFLHGISDEDPSDPRFATCVYVEVDPATGVLDIARAGHPDPAFRMADGTVLTRPTSGGLPLGIDPDADYPTTRLALEPGETMLICTDGLIETGGHDLDTGWRRLRVILEEHKGDLEELADTLVQAVHGPSSHHTTGPLADRREDDIAMLLLSRDGDGCGCGDTMTPVRPVRRTVLTVAQAEPERVGAARQQLRELLHDWSSQDQVDSAVLLLSELLTNVLVHTDSDALLVAEITGDVGERRLRIEVTDGGDDLPHKRSPGELASSGRGLILIELLAHAWGVDPRGQGKSIWFELYESS; this comes from the coding sequence ATGCGCACTGGCGAGCCCCTGCCCGCCGTGGGGGAGGCCCTCGCCGCCCTCGCGACCGGCCTCTGGCACTGGGACACCGCTACCGGGCTGGTCACGGTCGACGCCGAGGCGGCACGGTTGCTCGGGCTGCCCGCCGAGCAGGTCAGCCTCACGGAGGCTCAGGCCCGGGCCCGGCTGCACCCGGTCGACTGGAACGAGATCACCGGCGTGGTCCAGCTCGCCGTCGCCGAGGGCACCCTCGCCGAGGTGCGGATCCGCGTCATGGACGAGCAGGGCCGGATCGTCCGCATCGTCCGCAGCCGCTCCAAGCCGTCCTTCGACCGGGTCCACAAGGCGTACCGGCTGATCGGCACCCTCCAGGAGGTCACCGAGCCGACGCCGGGCACCGCGGCCGGGCGCAGCGCGGTCACCGGCGACTGGCGGCGCTCCCGGGAGGCGTTCCTGCTGGACGCGGGCCGGGCGCTGGCCGAGGCGCGCTCCACGCAGGAGGTACTGCGGGTCACGGCCAATCTGTCGATGCCGGGATTCTCGCCGGACGGCCTCGCGGTGTTCGGCGTGGCGGGCGACCGGCTGACGATCATCGGCCACCACGGGCAACAGATGGGCGACGACAGCCCGTTCTCGGACATGCCGCTGGACACGGACTATCCGGCCGCCGAGGCCGCGCGCACCGGCCGGGCCGTGTATCTGTCCTCCCCCGAGCAGTACAAGGCCCGCTATCCGCTGACCTGGCCGCTCGCCGAGCGCTTCGGCCGCCGGTCCTGGGCGTTCCTGCCGCTGACCGTGGCCGGCCGCACGATGGGCGCGTGGATGGCCGCCTTCACCTATCCGGTCGCCTTCACACCGGACGAGCGGTCCGTGCTGGCGACGGTGGCGCGGATGCTGGCGCAGGCCCTCACCCGGGCGGGCGTGGCCGAGAGCGAACGGGCACTGACCGACGGGCTCCAGCGCACCATGCTGCCGAGGCTCGGTTCGCAGCGCATCCCGGGCATGAGCGTGGCCGCCCGCTACGTCCCCACCGGCGGCGGACTCCAGGTCGGCGGCGACTGGTACGACGTGATCCCGCTGCCCAGCGGGCGATTCGCCCTGGTCATCGGCGATGTCCAGGGGCATGACGTTCACGCGGCCGGCCTCATGGGCCAGCTGCGGATCGCCCTGCGGGCCTACGCCTCGGAGGGCCACCGCCCGGACGCGGTGCTCTCCCGTGCCGCCCGCTTCCTGCACGGCATCAGCGACGAGGACCCGTCCGACCCGCGCTTCGCGACCTGCGTGTACGTCGAGGTCGACCCGGCGACGGGGGTGCTGGACATCGCCCGTGCCGGGCACCCGGACCCGGCGTTCCGCATGGCCGACGGCACGGTGCTGACCCGGCCGACGTCGGGCGGCCTGCCGCTCGGCATCGACCCGGACGCCGACTACCCCACGACCCGGCTGGCGCTGGAGCCCGGCGAGACCATGCTGATCTGCACGGACGGCCTGATCGAGACCGGCGGGCACGACCTGGACACCGGCTGGCGGCGGCTGCGCGTGATCCTGGAGGAGCACAAGGGCGACCTGGAGGAACTCGCCGACACCCTCGTACAGGCCGTGCACGGCCCGTCCTCGCACCACACCACCGGCCCGCTGGCCGACCGCCGCGAGGACGACATCGCCATGCTGCTGCTCAGCCGGGACGGCGACGGCTGCGGGTGCGGCGACACCATGACCCCGGTGCGCCCGGTACGACGTACGGTGCTGACGGTCGCGCAGGCCGAACCCGAGCGGGTCGGGGCGGCCCGCCAGCAACTGCGCGAGCTGCTGCACGACTGGTCCTCGCAGGACCAGGTCGACTCGGCCGTGCTGCTGCTGTCCGAGCTGCTGACGAACGTCCTCGTGCACACCGACTCCGACGCGCTGCTCGTCGCCGAGATCACCGGCGACGTGGGGGAGCGACGGCTGCGCATCGAAGTCACCGACGGCGGTGACGACCTGCCCCACAAGCGCAGCCCAGGCGAGCTGGCCTCCTCCGGCCGCGGCCTCATCCTCATCGAACTGCTCGCGCACGCCTGGGGGGTGGACCCCAGGGGCCAGGGCAAGAGCATCTGGTTCGAGCTCTACGAGTCGTCGTAG
- a CDS encoding helix-turn-helix domain-containing protein encodes MTGRTGPQGRQSNEQRYGDELRRRRETAGLTQGELAEMVVCSPSLIAHYEAGRRTPNPADAKRLDQVLGTDGFFERWRDTLAKARFAEHFQEAAEAERLAVFIEEFAVAYVPGLLQTKAYARAALKVARPNSTAADLDKKVANRVERARILENPQSPTVWMILSENVIRTVVGGPAVMAEQLRHIVELGRAGRIMVQVVPFGAGAHPAMGSMVSLMRFSDAPDMAYVEALYTGSLTDDPSLVRRYRDAYDLARAAALPPEASLDLIASVAKDYDNHERPPHS; translated from the coding sequence ATGACAGGTCGAACGGGGCCCCAGGGCAGGCAGTCCAACGAGCAGCGCTACGGCGACGAACTGCGCCGCAGACGCGAGACAGCGGGCCTGACCCAGGGCGAACTGGCCGAGATGGTCGTGTGCTCACCGTCCCTCATCGCCCACTACGAGGCCGGCCGCCGCACCCCCAACCCGGCGGACGCCAAGCGCCTGGACCAGGTGCTCGGCACGGACGGCTTCTTCGAACGCTGGCGAGACACCCTCGCCAAGGCCCGTTTCGCGGAACACTTCCAGGAGGCGGCGGAGGCGGAGCGGCTTGCTGTATTCATCGAGGAGTTCGCGGTCGCCTATGTGCCGGGGCTCTTGCAGACGAAGGCATACGCTCGGGCCGCGCTCAAGGTGGCCCGACCGAACAGCACGGCAGCCGACCTTGACAAGAAGGTCGCCAACCGCGTCGAGCGGGCTCGCATTCTGGAGAATCCGCAGAGCCCGACGGTCTGGATGATCCTGAGCGAGAACGTCATTCGGACGGTGGTCGGCGGCCCGGCCGTCATGGCCGAACAGCTCCGGCACATCGTGGAGTTGGGGCGCGCGGGCAGGATCATGGTGCAGGTGGTCCCATTCGGCGCAGGAGCCCACCCAGCCATGGGCAGCATGGTGAGCCTGATGCGTTTCTCCGACGCACCTGACATGGCGTACGTGGAGGCGCTGTACACCGGCTCCCTGACCGACGATCCGTCACTGGTCCGGCGGTACCGCGACGCTTACGATCTGGCTAGGGCCGCCGCGCTGCCGCCGGAGGCGTCCCTCGACCTGATCGCATCGGTGGCGAAGGACTACGACAACCATGAGCGCCCACCACATTCCTGA
- a CDS encoding DUF397 domain-containing protein yields the protein MSAHHIPDASALIAWRKSTHSGPDNGDCVEVADARLNASTLTGWRKSSHSGSDNGSCLEVADGHPDLTPVRDSKNPTGPALLFGTTAWSAFIEDVKG from the coding sequence ATGAGCGCCCACCACATTCCTGACGCGTCGGCCCTCATCGCCTGGCGCAAGTCCACCCACAGCGGCCCCGACAACGGCGACTGCGTGGAGGTCGCCGACGCACGCCTCAACGCATCCACCCTGACCGGCTGGCGCAAGTCCAGCCACAGCGGCAGCGACAACGGCAGCTGCCTGGAGGTCGCCGACGGCCACCCGGACCTCACCCCCGTCCGCGACAGCAAGAACCCCACCGGCCCGGCACTGCTCTTCGGCACCACCGCGTGGTCGGCGTTCATCGAGGACGTGAAGGGCTGA
- a CDS encoding BRO-N domain-containing protein translates to MNEQNNSRKDAIDINDFVYAATGARVRRLTMPDGTHWFPSADVLNELGYRNPRKTLADHVPAEHRETLESVTGGYSLSVPAGREWRRDMNVVDLQGLIHLVNGCTKPSAKPFKTWVSEVIATIQRDGSYSLEPAPVQPAAPTAPTAYAVPPQLADALVRLEERACRTDEALRRIDTKQNVIIESLRDIAQTLRRSNDRARPVQAPELTPQQLLANWKARNLVVTEDVHAVAAHLAPALLHGGAGYSAEEISVCTGLSTDRVHDSLELLSEQECVRQVGRAPNGAPFYVLP, encoded by the coding sequence ATGAACGAGCAGAACAACTCGCGCAAAGACGCGATCGACATCAACGACTTCGTGTACGCGGCCACTGGGGCACGCGTGCGGAGGCTGACGATGCCGGACGGGACGCACTGGTTCCCCTCGGCGGATGTACTCAACGAGCTGGGGTACCGCAACCCTCGGAAAACTCTCGCGGACCATGTCCCCGCAGAGCACCGAGAGACGCTTGAGAGCGTAACTGGAGGATACTCTCTCAGCGTTCCCGCAGGTCGGGAGTGGCGGCGAGACATGAACGTCGTCGACCTCCAGGGCCTGATCCACTTGGTCAACGGATGCACCAAACCGTCGGCCAAGCCCTTCAAGACCTGGGTCTCCGAAGTCATCGCCACCATCCAGCGCGACGGCTCCTACTCCCTGGAACCGGCCCCGGTACAGCCCGCCGCCCCTACCGCCCCCACCGCCTACGCCGTACCGCCGCAGCTCGCCGACGCCCTCGTCCGGCTCGAAGAGCGGGCCTGCCGGACGGACGAAGCACTGCGGCGGATCGACACCAAGCAGAACGTGATCATCGAGTCGCTCCGGGACATCGCCCAGACCCTTCGGCGCTCCAATGACCGCGCCCGCCCGGTCCAGGCCCCGGAGCTGACACCGCAGCAGCTTCTGGCCAACTGGAAGGCCAGGAACCTCGTCGTCACCGAGGACGTCCACGCGGTGGCCGCCCACCTGGCGCCGGCGCTGCTGCACGGCGGCGCCGGTTACAGCGCGGAGGAGATCTCCGTCTGCACCGGCCTGTCGACCGACCGCGTCCACGACAGCCTTGAGCTGCTGTCCGAGCAGGAATGCGTACGACAGGTGGGACGCGCCCCGAACGGCGCCCCGTTCTACGTGCTGCCGTAG
- a CDS encoding pirin family protein, which yields MPAVTVENPLTLPRVTAPTDAVARPVLAVTTAPSGFEGEGFPVRRAFAGINYRHLDPFIMMDQMGEVEYAPGEPKGTPWHPHRGFETVTYIIDGIFDHQDSQGGGGTITNGDTQWMTAGSGLLHIEAPPEHLVMSGGLFHGLQLWVNLPAKDKMMAPRYQDIRGGNVQLLTTPDGGALLRIIAGELDGHAGPGVTHTPITMVHATLAPGAELTLPWREDFNGLAYVLAGRGSVGADRRPVHTGQTAVFGAGSSLTVRADEKQDSNTPDMEVVLLGGQPIREPMAHYGPFVMNTREELQQAFEDFQKGRLGTIPAVHGMTEGGL from the coding sequence ATGCCTGCAGTGACCGTCGAGAACCCGTTGACGCTGCCCCGCGTGACCGCGCCGACCGACGCCGTGGCACGTCCCGTGCTCGCCGTCACGACCGCTCCCAGCGGTTTCGAGGGCGAGGGCTTCCCGGTGCGCCGGGCGTTCGCGGGGATCAACTACCGTCATCTCGACCCGTTCATCATGATGGACCAGATGGGCGAGGTGGAGTACGCGCCGGGTGAGCCCAAGGGCACGCCCTGGCACCCGCACCGCGGCTTCGAGACCGTCACGTACATCATCGACGGGATCTTCGACCACCAGGACAGCCAGGGTGGCGGCGGCACCATCACCAACGGCGACACCCAGTGGATGACGGCCGGCTCGGGCCTGCTGCACATCGAGGCCCCACCGGAGCATCTCGTCATGTCCGGCGGGCTCTTCCACGGCCTCCAGCTGTGGGTGAACCTCCCGGCCAAGGACAAGATGATGGCGCCGAGGTACCAGGACATCAGGGGTGGAAACGTCCAACTGCTCACCACGCCCGACGGCGGGGCGCTGCTGCGGATCATCGCCGGTGAGCTGGACGGGCACGCGGGCCCGGGCGTCACGCACACCCCGATCACGATGGTCCACGCGACCCTCGCGCCGGGTGCGGAGCTCACCCTGCCGTGGCGTGAGGACTTCAACGGCCTGGCGTACGTCCTGGCCGGCCGGGGCAGCGTCGGCGCGGACCGCCGCCCGGTCCACACGGGCCAGACGGCCGTCTTCGGCGCGGGCTCCTCGCTGACCGTCCGCGCGGACGAGAAGCAGGACTCCAACACGCCGGACATGGAAGTCGTCCTGCTCGGCGGCCAGCCGATCCGCGAACCCATGGCCCACTACGGCCCGTTCGTCATGAACACCCGTGAGGAACTCCAGCAGGCGTTCGAGGACTTCCAGAAGGGCCGACTGGGGACGATCCCGGCCGTGCACGGAATGACTGAGGGCGGCTTGTAG
- a CDS encoding MFS transporter encodes MDARNPRRWWILVVLCLSTLVLVVDNMALTVAVPTLTEDIGASAQSMQWILDSYILVFAGLLLTSGSLGDRFGRRKVMLIGLLLFGAASMGAVFCSTPGELIAVRIVMGVGGALIMPSTLSILITVFEEDERPKAMAAWGSVSMLGLVGSPVLGGVLIDHFAWQAVFLINVPIVALALLAGVLLMPESKAPWQKPDPLGAVLSAVGMTALVWWIIEIPQHGAFEGRSLLVLAVAVAALAGFVIWENVTASPMVPLVLFKNRNFSGGSLSLSLVQIGNAGLLLVLTQYLQFVLGYSAVKAGLAFLPLAVAALAGNAAGAQLAVKAGNRVVILAGMLLMAASFGLLTTLSADSGFTVPAVALGILGLGAGLAMPAAVAALMGTIPEDKAGVGSALNDTIQQSGTALGIAILGSLLSSGYADAMPAGAPEQAKESIGGALAVAGGDAGLVRAAREAFTASMSTTFTISAIGVLAAAVVATLVMRDRKAEPSGAENEEHRLAA; translated from the coding sequence ATGGACGCTCGTAATCCACGCCGCTGGTGGATCCTGGTGGTGCTCTGCCTCAGCACGCTCGTGCTGGTCGTCGACAACATGGCGCTGACGGTGGCGGTGCCCACGCTGACCGAGGACATCGGGGCGAGCGCCCAGAGCATGCAGTGGATCCTCGACTCCTACATCCTGGTCTTCGCCGGACTGCTGCTGACCTCGGGAAGCCTGGGAGACCGCTTCGGGCGCCGGAAGGTGATGCTGATCGGCCTGCTGCTCTTCGGGGCGGCCTCGATGGGGGCGGTGTTCTGCTCCACTCCCGGTGAGCTGATCGCGGTGCGGATCGTGATGGGGGTCGGCGGTGCGCTGATCATGCCGTCGACGCTGTCCATCCTGATCACCGTCTTCGAGGAGGACGAGCGGCCCAAGGCGATGGCGGCCTGGGGTTCGGTGTCGATGCTGGGGCTGGTCGGCAGCCCGGTCCTCGGCGGTGTGCTGATCGACCACTTCGCCTGGCAGGCCGTCTTCCTGATCAACGTGCCGATCGTCGCGCTGGCGCTGCTGGCCGGTGTGCTGCTGATGCCGGAGTCCAAGGCGCCGTGGCAGAAGCCGGACCCGCTGGGCGCGGTGCTGTCCGCGGTGGGCATGACGGCCCTGGTCTGGTGGATCATCGAGATTCCGCAGCACGGCGCCTTCGAAGGCCGCTCCCTGCTCGTCCTGGCCGTCGCGGTGGCCGCCCTGGCCGGCTTCGTGATCTGGGAGAACGTCACCGCCTCGCCGATGGTCCCGCTGGTCCTCTTCAAGAACCGCAACTTCAGCGGGGGCTCGCTCTCCCTGTCGCTCGTCCAGATCGGCAACGCCGGACTGCTGCTGGTCCTGACCCAGTACCTCCAGTTCGTGCTCGGCTACTCCGCCGTCAAGGCGGGCCTGGCCTTCCTGCCGCTGGCCGTGGCCGCGCTGGCCGGCAACGCCGCCGGGGCCCAGCTCGCCGTGAAGGCCGGCAACCGGGTCGTCATCCTCGCCGGGATGCTGCTGATGGCCGCCTCCTTCGGGCTGCTGACCACGCTCAGCGCCGACAGCGGGTTCACCGTCCCGGCCGTGGCGCTCGGGATCCTGGGCCTCGGTGCGGGCCTCGCGATGCCGGCCGCGGTGGCCGCGCTGATGGGCACCATCCCCGAGGACAAGGCGGGCGTCGGCTCGGCCCTCAACGACACGATCCAGCAGTCCGGCACCGCCCTCGGTATCGCGATCCTCGGCTCCCTGCTCTCCAGCGGCTACGCCGACGCGATGCCGGCCGGCGCCCCCGAGCAGGCCAAGGAGTCGATCGGCGGGGCCCTGGCGGTCGCCGGAGGTGACGCGGGTCTGGTCCGGGCGGCCCGTGAGGCCTTCACCGCCTCGATGTCGACGACCTTCACGATCAGCGCGATCGGTGTCCTGGCGGCGGCCGTGGTGGCCACGCTGGTGATGCGGGACCGCAAGGCCGAGCCCTCCGGGGCCGAGAATGAGGAGCACCGGCTGGCTGCCTGA
- a CDS encoding TetR/AcrR family transcriptional regulator C-terminal domain-containing protein, with translation MPKSTKTTEKNPIPSVWTREQRRSDQPALSRDAIVREAIAMLDADGIEALSMRKLGARLNAGATSLYRHVATKDELMELAVDEVAAEIHVPQASGPDWRAAVTEAAGSFRTTALRHPWLTLVLGQAGLAYLGPNYMTFSERLAALFTAAGFPEPDRAIDAVFSYVIGMSTTEAAWLTTVARSGETESEFVARLLPAAREASADYDHLAAADARNAGQTIDPAKIRDDKFTYGLEVVLDGLALRLPK, from the coding sequence ATGCCGAAGAGCACGAAGACGACGGAGAAGAACCCGATCCCATCCGTATGGACCCGCGAGCAGCGCCGCTCCGACCAGCCCGCGCTCAGCAGGGACGCGATCGTGCGGGAGGCGATCGCGATGCTCGACGCCGACGGCATCGAGGCGCTCAGCATGCGCAAGCTCGGCGCCCGCCTGAACGCCGGCGCGACCTCCCTGTACCGGCACGTCGCCACGAAGGACGAGCTGATGGAGCTGGCGGTGGACGAGGTCGCCGCCGAGATCCACGTCCCCCAGGCCAGCGGCCCCGACTGGCGCGCGGCGGTGACCGAGGCCGCGGGGTCCTTCCGTACGACGGCGCTACGGCACCCCTGGCTGACCCTGGTCCTGGGCCAGGCCGGGCTCGCCTACCTCGGGCCCAACTACATGACCTTCTCCGAGCGGCTCGCGGCGCTGTTCACCGCGGCGGGGTTCCCCGAGCCGGACCGCGCGATCGACGCGGTCTTCTCGTACGTCATCGGCATGTCCACGACGGAGGCCGCCTGGCTCACCACGGTCGCCCGGTCCGGCGAGACCGAGTCGGAGTTCGTCGCGCGGCTGCTGCCCGCGGCCCGGGAGGCCTCCGCCGACTACGACCACCTGGCGGCAGCCGACGCGAGGAACGCCGGCCAGACCATCGACCCCGCCAAGATCCGGGACGACAAATTCACCTACGGCCTGGAGGTCGTCCTGGACGGCCTGGCGCTACGCCTGCCGAAATAG
- a CDS encoding SseB family protein, with translation MYGYDQTAGPQGQYAPPQQPMSGGYGQQPPLYPEPSPPSLTDAVRAFTTGQMAAEDFQQAFATSKVYCPRGDNPGFLALHNTQQPVIPMFSTLKELRRYAGKESKYFVITGSEVLDLLPTGYGFVLDMEGEHRMVFDAKAVEQMVEFAMRRMYGG, from the coding sequence ATGTACGGCTACGACCAGACAGCGGGCCCGCAAGGGCAGTACGCCCCTCCGCAGCAGCCGATGTCCGGCGGGTACGGGCAGCAGCCGCCGCTGTACCCCGAGCCGTCCCCGCCTTCGCTCACGGACGCGGTGCGCGCGTTCACGACCGGGCAGATGGCGGCGGAGGATTTCCAGCAGGCCTTCGCGACGTCGAAGGTCTACTGCCCGCGCGGCGACAACCCCGGCTTCCTCGCGCTGCACAACACCCAGCAGCCGGTGATCCCGATGTTCAGCACCCTCAAGGAGCTGCGCCGGTACGCGGGCAAGGAGTCCAAGTACTTCGTGATCACCGGTTCCGAGGTGCTGGACCTGCTGCCGACCGGCTACGGGTTCGTCCTCGACATGGAGGGCGAGCACCGGATGGTGTTCGACGCGAAGGCCGTCGAGCAGATGGTCGAGTTCGCGATGCGCCGGATGTACGGCGGCTGA
- a CDS encoding dioxygenase family protein gives MNGRHAEDRHEHDRGLSYDLPVLARRRMIRLMAGAGLIPLVGCTQEEKNSASPSSSGTSGESGACAEIPEETAGPFPGDGSNGVNVLKESGVVRRDITRSFGDSAGGTAEGIPLTITLTVVDAASGCGAPKRGAAVYVWHCDRDGAYSLYSEGVTEENYLRGVQETDDAGRVTFTSVFPGCYQGRWPHIHFEVYASLADATATTAITNTSQLAFPKDVCEAVYATDGYEESVRNLSGLSLESDGVFGDGHERQLAAMKGGTGSGGGGDGGGGYTATLTVPV, from the coding sequence ATGAACGGACGCCATGCCGAGGACCGCCACGAACACGACAGAGGCCTCTCCTACGACCTCCCCGTCCTGGCCCGCCGCCGGATGATCCGGCTGATGGCGGGCGCGGGGCTGATCCCGTTGGTGGGCTGCACGCAGGAGGAGAAGAACTCGGCGTCGCCCTCGTCGTCCGGCACGTCCGGCGAGTCCGGCGCCTGCGCGGAGATCCCCGAGGAGACGGCCGGCCCCTTCCCGGGCGACGGGTCGAACGGCGTGAACGTCCTGAAGGAGAGCGGGGTCGTCCGCCGCGACATCACACGGAGCTTCGGCGACTCCGCGGGCGGCACCGCCGAGGGCATACCCCTGACGATCACGCTGACGGTGGTGGACGCGGCCTCCGGCTGCGGCGCCCCGAAGCGGGGAGCGGCCGTCTACGTCTGGCACTGCGACCGGGACGGCGCCTACTCCCTGTACTCGGAGGGCGTCACCGAGGAGAACTACCTGCGCGGCGTCCAGGAGACCGACGACGCGGGGCGGGTCACCTTCACCAGCGTCTTCCCCGGCTGCTACCAGGGCCGCTGGCCGCACATCCACTTCGAGGTCTACGCCAGCCTGGCCGACGCCACGGCGACCACGGCGATCACGAACACCTCGCAGCTCGCCTTCCCGAAGGACGTCTGCGAGGCGGTGTACGCCACGGACGGCTACGAGGAGAGCGTCCGGAACCTGAGCGGTCTCTCCCTGGAGAGCGACGGCGTCTTCGGCGACGGGCACGAGCGGCAACTGGCCGCGATGAAGGGCGGTACGGGGAGCGGCGGGGGCGGGGACGGCGGGGGCGGCTACACCGCGACACTGACCGTTCCGGTGTGA